The proteins below come from a single Gimesia alba genomic window:
- a CDS encoding ATP-dependent DNA helicase → MRPTLTTDVISILGNEGKVAQRLERYEHRPEQLEMAEAVAQAIENKNHLLVEAGTGVGKSFAYLVPAILATCKQNETRSGKDRKRLIVSTNTISLQEQLINRDIPFLNAVLPVEFSAVLVKGRSNYMSLRRLKGTVDRASSTFSREDELSQLDQIVQWSRKTSDGSRSDLEFRPLPKIWDEIQSEHGNCLGKRCPTYNDCFYYRARRRVWNADVLVVNHALFFSDLAIRREGSSILPDYDTVILDEAHTIEAVAGDHLGLSITNSQFDYLFNKLYNDRTQKGLLLHHNLVDCQQHVTRLRFMVEDLFDHLLEWQSSQGLSNRRIRQQPPIENAVTHEMKLLAAQISEYAFSLKSEEEKIELQAVAERSSALGDALNSWLTQQADGDSVYWVEVSRGRTQRVKMVNAPVDVGPVLRDELFNQANTVILTSATLAVGDQDFSFTRSRLGLTQSEELKLGSPFNYREQVRLILPGAMPDPGDAPAAYEAAVADKLKQYIEQTDGHAFALFTSYKMMTQCAERISGWLQEHNLALYLQGEGLPRSLMLERFRNNPRGVLFGTDSFWQGIDVPGDALINVIITKLPFSVPDHPLLEARVEAIRNRGGNPFMDYQIPEAVIKLKQGFGRLIRSASDRGQVVILDPRVRTKRYGQKFLDSLPDCTVIIDQEEDFD, encoded by the coding sequence TTGAGGCCCACTTTGACAACCGATGTGATTTCAATTCTCGGCAATGAGGGTAAGGTCGCCCAGAGGCTCGAACGCTACGAGCATCGTCCCGAGCAACTGGAAATGGCCGAAGCCGTCGCACAGGCGATTGAGAACAAAAACCATCTGCTGGTGGAAGCAGGAACTGGAGTCGGAAAAAGTTTTGCCTATCTGGTGCCTGCGATTCTGGCGACCTGCAAACAGAATGAAACCCGGTCGGGTAAAGATCGTAAACGGCTGATCGTCTCGACAAATACCATCAGTCTGCAGGAGCAGTTGATCAACCGGGACATCCCGTTTTTGAATGCGGTTCTTCCGGTTGAATTTTCAGCGGTACTGGTCAAAGGCCGCTCCAATTACATGAGTCTGCGTCGCTTGAAAGGGACCGTCGATCGAGCCAGCAGTACATTTTCGCGTGAAGATGAGTTAAGTCAACTCGATCAGATTGTGCAATGGTCGCGCAAGACCAGTGACGGCAGTCGGTCGGACCTGGAATTTCGGCCTCTGCCCAAGATCTGGGATGAAATCCAAAGCGAACATGGGAACTGTCTGGGGAAACGGTGTCCAACTTATAATGACTGTTTCTATTATCGAGCACGTCGTCGTGTCTGGAATGCGGATGTGCTTGTTGTGAACCACGCTCTGTTTTTCTCTGATCTGGCAATCCGCCGGGAAGGCAGCAGCATTTTACCCGATTACGACACGGTGATTCTGGATGAAGCGCACACGATTGAAGCGGTTGCCGGCGACCATCTTGGTCTCTCGATTACCAACAGCCAGTTCGATTACCTGTTTAACAAGCTCTATAACGACCGCACCCAGAAAGGCCTGCTGTTGCACCACAATCTGGTCGATTGTCAGCAGCATGTAACGCGTTTGCGATTTATGGTCGAAGATCTGTTTGATCATTTGCTGGAGTGGCAGTCGAGTCAGGGCTTGTCGAACCGACGTATCCGACAGCAGCCGCCGATTGAGAATGCAGTCACGCATGAGATGAAGTTGTTGGCAGCGCAAATCTCCGAATACGCCTTTTCACTGAAGAGTGAAGAGGAAAAGATTGAGTTGCAGGCGGTCGCCGAACGCAGCTCTGCTTTGGGGGATGCGTTAAACAGCTGGTTGACGCAGCAGGCTGACGGCGATTCGGTTTACTGGGTAGAAGTTTCACGGGGACGAACACAGCGGGTCAAAATGGTTAATGCGCCTGTCGATGTCGGGCCGGTACTTCGCGACGAACTGTTTAACCAGGCGAACACCGTGATTCTGACCAGCGCCACACTGGCGGTCGGCGATCAGGATTTCAGTTTCACTCGTTCGCGTCTCGGTTTAACGCAGAGTGAAGAGTTGAAGCTGGGCAGTCCGTTTAATTACCGGGAACAGGTCCGCTTGATTCTACCAGGAGCAATGCCCGATCCCGGTGATGCACCGGCTGCCTACGAAGCGGCGGTGGCCGATAAATTAAAACAGTACATCGAACAGACAGACGGTCATGCGTTTGCACTGTTTACCAGTTACAAAATGATGACGCAGTGTGCCGAACGGATTAGTGGCTGGCTGCAGGAACATAATCTGGCTTTGTATCTGCAAGGCGAAGGTCTACCACGTTCCTTGATGCTGGAGCGGTTTCGGAACAACCCTCGGGGTGTTCTGTTTGGCACAGACAGTTTCTGGCAAGGCATCGACGTACCCGGCGACGCGCTCATCAACGTGATTATTACCAAGCTCCCTTTCAGCGTGCCCGATCATCCCCTGCTCGAAGCCCGGGTCGAAGCGATTCGCAATCGAGGCGGAAATCCATTCATGGATTATCAGATTCCCGAAGCGGTCATCAAACTCAAACAGGGGTTTGGACGGTTGATTCGCTCTGCCAGCGATCGGGGACAGGTCGTCATTCTCGACCCGCGGGTACGCACCAAGAGATATGGTCAGAAGTTTCTGGACAGTCTGCCTGACTGTACGGTGATCATCGATCAGGAAGAGGATTTCGATTAA
- a CDS encoding SpoIIE family protein phosphatase, with amino-acid sequence MAILQILKGKVPEQIIELSGERVIMGRHPNCEIVLDNVAVSRYHAQILESHGFFYLEDLHSRNGTLLNGTVIEGRTELHENDTISICDIQMQFLLDYQETPDFLDSAIQQTMEVSNQSLKQGSHVVALDGSSHEGVLDGSSIISQLDLNSSSQLRISVKPEVKLHAVLEISQILSRALKLDEVLPRILDGLFKIFAQADQGFIMLQSPERKKLVVKATKARRAEDEDSIRISTTIVRQAIMSGSAILSADAVEDDRFKMSESITSLRIRSMMCVPLVSQGGDILGVIQLASRDIGQQFNKDDLDVMVAIAQQASLAVENAKLHEDLVKQRDIERDLEFAHQIQLGLLPHNRPKFKEYEFFDYYESAQSVGGDYFDYIELPNGKMVVTLGDVAGKGVPAAILMARLYASARYQVLSRNTPEKALGELNAEIASSGVGLRFITFVLAVLDPKKHTVSIVNAGHMAPLLRKSSDGTVEPVAQEKSGMPLGVMKKQTFHVETISLDPGDTLLFYTDGVTEAMDHDNNLYHKDRLVKYLKSGPDEVEPLVKGLLSDVEAFQNDSMQKDDMCVVCFRRKK; translated from the coding sequence GTGGCGATTTTACAAATTTTAAAAGGGAAAGTTCCCGAACAGATTATCGAACTCAGTGGCGAGCGGGTCATCATGGGCCGGCATCCCAACTGTGAGATTGTGCTTGATAATGTCGCTGTCAGCCGCTATCACGCTCAGATTCTGGAAAGTCACGGCTTCTTTTATCTGGAAGATCTGCACAGCCGCAACGGAACCCTGCTGAACGGGACGGTCATCGAAGGTCGCACGGAACTACACGAAAACGATACGATCAGCATTTGTGATATTCAGATGCAGTTCCTGCTCGATTATCAGGAGACCCCCGATTTTCTTGACTCTGCCATTCAACAGACCATGGAAGTCAGTAATCAGAGCTTGAAACAGGGCTCACATGTTGTTGCCCTGGATGGAAGCTCACATGAAGGTGTGCTGGATGGTTCCTCGATTATCAGCCAGCTCGATCTGAACAGCAGCAGTCAGCTCCGAATCAGCGTGAAACCAGAAGTCAAACTGCATGCGGTTCTGGAAATCAGTCAGATCCTCAGTCGTGCTCTGAAACTGGATGAGGTGCTGCCCCGTATTCTGGATGGTCTGTTTAAAATATTTGCCCAGGCCGACCAGGGTTTCATCATGCTGCAGAGCCCAGAACGGAAGAAGCTGGTGGTGAAAGCCACGAAAGCCCGCCGTGCGGAAGATGAAGATTCGATTCGAATCAGTACGACCATCGTACGCCAGGCGATCATGAGTGGTTCTGCCATTCTGAGCGCCGACGCTGTCGAAGACGATCGCTTCAAAATGAGCGAGAGCATTACGTCACTCCGCATTCGTTCAATGATGTGTGTGCCGCTGGTTTCCCAGGGGGGAGACATTCTGGGAGTCATACAACTTGCGAGCCGCGATATCGGTCAGCAGTTTAACAAAGACGATCTGGATGTGATGGTGGCGATTGCACAACAGGCAAGTCTGGCTGTTGAAAATGCCAAACTGCATGAAGATCTGGTCAAACAGCGGGACATCGAACGCGATCTGGAATTTGCCCATCAGATTCAGTTAGGACTGCTGCCGCACAATCGACCCAAATTCAAAGAGTATGAGTTCTTTGATTACTATGAATCAGCTCAGAGCGTAGGCGGCGATTATTTTGATTATATCGAACTGCCGAATGGAAAAATGGTTGTGACGTTAGGCGACGTCGCGGGCAAAGGTGTTCCCGCGGCGATTCTGATGGCGCGGCTCTACGCCTCAGCACGTTATCAGGTTCTATCTCGAAATACTCCGGAAAAAGCCTTAGGCGAATTGAACGCGGAAATTGCGTCCAGTGGAGTCGGGCTGCGGTTTATCACGTTCGTGTTGGCTGTGCTCGATCCGAAAAAACATACGGTTTCGATCGTCAATGCAGGGCATATGGCGCCGTTGCTCCGGAAGAGTTCTGACGGAACCGTGGAGCCGGTAGCACAAGAGAAATCGGGTATGCCGTTGGGCGTAATGAAGAAACAGACGTTCCATGTCGAAACGATTTCGCTCGATCCGGGGGACACCCTTTTGTTTTACACGGATGGAGTCACGGAAGCGATGGACCATGATAATAACCTGTATCACAAAGACCGCCTGGTCAAATATCTGAAGTCGGGACCAGATGAGGTTGAGCCGCTCGTGAAAGGCCTTCTGTCTGATGTTGAGGCGTTTCAAAACGATTCCATGCAAAAAGATGACATGTGCGTTGTCTGTTTTCGTCGCAAGAAATAA
- a CDS encoding serine/threonine protein kinase has protein sequence MPSDKRRKKIGPVSAGATGESSPPPSSQGKGVRTQQATGIDDADTTQETISQTSDSSKPSKKAKSASLIGVQLDDFKILRKLGQGGMATVYLAEQVSLKREAAIKVMHNELMSDETHVRRFEREAKAAAGLTHPNIVQVYMTGDFQGTHYIAQEYVRGINLREHLARNAPPDCALILRIMRQVTAALNAAAEKGIVHRDIKPENIMITSRKLIKVADFGLAQIAQSDERVELTQVGTTMGTPLYMSPEQVNGKPLDQRSDIYSLGVTCYHLISGRPPFHGETALSIAVKHLNEPAPPLSKRRPDLPVELCDLVHRMMEKDPEKRPANAAELMQAIKKIPEQPSLKQGRSWMSLIPFQGNRSFQKQFLAFVLASLCLGSVAAAIGWVNRPGDPLNAPFQEQAGKAAVESIIPHEKTAFAQFLLATRLKDKEEAWQSVIDYEPVSEVYKRRAQIRLGGLLIKPDRYDEAKAIFQELKDSGQAQYEVNGYAGLMALESINGNAREAQDIWDIRVGDHMNYLDAGLIDYVVTALEENQKTLGDKVDNREDIRRLSNFTDEEDRSPGPSPD, from the coding sequence ATGCCATCTGACAAACGACGAAAAAAGATCGGACCGGTCTCGGCTGGAGCGACCGGAGAAAGTTCCCCGCCGCCCTCAAGCCAGGGAAAAGGAGTACGTACGCAGCAGGCGACAGGGATTGACGATGCTGATACCACTCAGGAAACGATTTCTCAAACCAGTGATTCTTCAAAGCCGTCAAAAAAAGCCAAATCAGCGAGTCTGATCGGCGTTCAGTTAGATGACTTCAAGATTCTGAGAAAGCTGGGGCAGGGCGGGATGGCCACCGTTTATCTGGCCGAGCAGGTCTCTCTCAAACGAGAAGCCGCCATCAAGGTGATGCATAATGAACTGATGAGCGATGAAACGCACGTCAGGCGTTTTGAACGCGAGGCAAAAGCAGCCGCCGGCCTGACCCATCCGAATATCGTTCAGGTCTATATGACCGGCGACTTTCAAGGTACGCATTACATTGCGCAGGAATATGTGCGCGGGATCAATTTAAGAGAACATCTCGCACGCAATGCACCCCCTGATTGTGCGTTGATTCTGCGGATTATGCGACAGGTAACTGCTGCGTTAAATGCTGCTGCGGAAAAAGGGATTGTGCATCGGGATATCAAACCCGAAAATATCATGATCACCTCTCGAAAACTGATCAAAGTCGCCGACTTTGGCCTCGCGCAAATTGCCCAGTCAGACGAACGCGTCGAACTAACCCAGGTCGGCACGACCATGGGCACGCCTTTGTATATGAGTCCGGAGCAAGTCAACGGCAAGCCATTGGACCAGCGAAGTGACATCTATTCGCTGGGAGTCACCTGCTATCATCTGATTTCCGGACGTCCGCCCTTTCACGGGGAAACGGCGCTTTCGATTGCCGTCAAGCATCTGAACGAGCCAGCTCCGCCGCTCTCAAAACGCCGACCGGATCTTCCCGTCGAGCTCTGTGACCTCGTGCATCGCATGATGGAAAAAGATCCCGAGAAACGCCCGGCGAATGCAGCGGAGCTGATGCAGGCGATTAAGAAAATTCCGGAGCAGCCTTCTCTGAAGCAGGGGCGAAGCTGGATGTCACTGATTCCCTTTCAGGGGAATCGTAGCTTTCAAAAGCAGTTCCTTGCGTTTGTACTGGCGTCGCTCTGTCTGGGGAGTGTGGCAGCGGCCATCGGATGGGTGAATCGTCCCGGCGATCCATTGAATGCACCTTTTCAGGAGCAGGCAGGGAAAGCAGCTGTCGAGAGCATCATCCCTCATGAAAAAACGGCGTTTGCGCAGTTCTTGCTCGCGACACGTTTGAAAGATAAAGAAGAAGCCTGGCAGTCGGTGATTGATTATGAACCCGTTAGTGAAGTTTATAAAAGACGTGCCCAGATTCGTTTAGGGGGGTTATTGATCAAACCAGATCGATATGACGAAGCCAAAGCCATTTTTCAGGAGCTGAAGGACTCAGGGCAGGCTCAATATGAAGTGAATGGTTATGCGGGGTTAATGGCTCTGGAGAGTATCAACGGGAATGCGCGTGAAGCACAGGATATCTGGGATATTCGTGTTGGGGATCATATGAACTATTTGGATGCCGGATTGATTGATTATGTCGTAACGGCACTGGAAGAGAACCAGAAGACTCTGGGGGACAAGGTTGATAACAGAGAGGATATTCGCAGGCTTTCTAATTTCACTGATGAGGAAGATCGATCCCCTGGCCCCTCTCCTGATTGA
- a CDS encoding pyridoxal phosphate-dependent aminotransferase, which translates to MSEEWIADRMHLIDASGIRKVFDLAANMKNPVNLSIGQPHFDTPDTIKDALCQAVRDGKNAYSQTQGIAPLIEKIQSRVDAEYHHEDRQVFISSGTSGALMLVLNTLINPGDEVIVFDPYFVMYTHLTRVVGGKPVFVETYPDFTINIEKVRAAITDRTKLILFNSPSNPTGHVASETETRALAELVAEKNIALVSDEIYRSFCYDEPFVSPAAFNEKTIVIDGFSKSHSMTGHRLGFVHGPKSVVQQMIKLQQYTFVCAPHPVQWAGLAALECDISDRVEEYHEKRDLMRDRLSDKFEIAGAGGAFYMFLKTPWGTGTEFCTEAIKNNLLIIPGNVFSNRDTHFRISYAQENPVLEEGAAILNRLADRKM; encoded by the coding sequence ATGAGTGAAGAATGGATAGCCGACCGCATGCATCTGATCGATGCCTCAGGAATTCGAAAAGTATTCGATCTGGCGGCGAACATGAAGAACCCGGTGAATCTGAGTATCGGACAGCCGCACTTTGATACTCCTGATACTATTAAGGATGCTTTATGTCAGGCGGTCCGAGACGGCAAAAATGCTTATAGCCAGACGCAGGGGATTGCGCCATTAATTGAGAAAATACAATCACGGGTCGACGCCGAATATCATCATGAAGATCGCCAGGTGTTTATTTCCAGCGGGACCAGTGGCGCATTGATGCTGGTTTTGAATACCCTGATCAATCCTGGTGATGAAGTGATTGTCTTCGATCCTTACTTTGTGATGTATACACATCTGACACGTGTTGTCGGTGGTAAACCGGTGTTTGTGGAGACCTATCCGGATTTCACGATCAACATTGAAAAAGTCCGCGCTGCCATTACCGATCGCACCAAGCTGATTTTGTTTAACAGCCCGAGCAATCCGACCGGGCACGTTGCATCGGAAACCGAGACGCGTGCTCTGGCAGAGTTGGTGGCGGAAAAGAATATCGCACTGGTCAGTGATGAGATCTATCGTTCCTTTTGTTATGACGAGCCGTTTGTCAGCCCGGCTGCCTTTAATGAGAAAACGATTGTGATCGACGGGTTCAGTAAATCACACTCGATGACCGGACATCGTCTTGGTTTTGTGCATGGCCCCAAAAGCGTCGTGCAGCAGATGATTAAGCTACAACAATACACGTTTGTCTGTGCGCCGCATCCGGTGCAATGGGCGGGGCTGGCTGCTCTGGAATGTGACATCTCGGATCGGGTGGAAGAATACCACGAGAAACGTGATCTGATGCGGGATCGCTTATCAGACAAATTTGAAATTGCCGGCGCTGGCGGTGCCTTCTACATGTTCCTCAAAACGCCATGGGGAACCGGCACCGAATTCTGCACGGAAGCGATCAAAAATAATTTACTGATTATACCCGGCAATGTGTTCAGTAATCGCGATACGCATTTTCGCATTTCCTATGCGCAGGAGAACCCGGTTCTGGAAGAAGGGGCCGCAATTCTCAATCGTCTGGCAGACCGCAAAATGTGA
- a CDS encoding NUDIX hydrolase, producing the protein MSDEDQTIAETRFLKLIKRGRWEFVQRVNLSGVVCLFPLTEDYRVILVEQFRPPVNAPVIEFPAGLAGDIKGQEEEAFETAAARELIEETGYEAQTMIPLGSTVSSAGLTDEAVDFFLALDLKKVAAGGGDESENITVHAVPFQEIESWLQAAQERGCLLDARIYAGLYFLSKHIPENL; encoded by the coding sequence ATGAGCGACGAAGATCAGACGATCGCCGAAACCCGTTTCTTAAAATTAATCAAACGCGGACGCTGGGAATTCGTCCAGCGTGTGAATCTGTCGGGGGTCGTCTGTCTGTTTCCGCTTACGGAAGATTACCGGGTGATTCTGGTGGAACAGTTTCGTCCCCCCGTCAATGCGCCCGTGATCGAGTTTCCTGCAGGACTGGCCGGAGATATCAAGGGGCAGGAGGAAGAAGCGTTCGAGACAGCCGCTGCGCGAGAACTGATCGAAGAAACAGGATATGAAGCACAGACCATGATTCCACTGGGATCCACTGTCTCTTCCGCCGGTCTGACTGACGAAGCCGTTGATTTCTTTCTCGCGCTGGATCTGAAAAAAGTCGCGGCCGGGGGCGGTGATGAATCAGAAAATATCACCGTACATGCGGTTCCCTTCCAAGAGATCGAGTCGTGGTTACAGGCCGCACAGGAGCGAGGTTGCCTGTTGGATGCGCGGATTTACGCCGGCCTTTACTTTTTATCAAAACACATTCCCGAAAACCTCTGA
- a CDS encoding DUF5077 domain-containing protein, protein MHNLTLRFTRNLIPQFSVLLIVGTVVCFFHGHSALSATKFAAQTDQKQFPIKKSWGTISALPQGLKLKLSDSKPPKSVTIPRLNNRVKTIYLADDDTKKPLTLKPGIEEWEIQLPESVPASATVIVEFNEAPYLPVKPKVISENADQQVVLDAKDALVHGMLLRYEPQPHKNTVGYWANENDWCEWKLDLKTPGVFDVYLLQGCGRGQGGSEVQVSVNDQKLKLTVEETGHFQNFKERHIGKLKLDQTGVQSLQVKPIKKARNAVMDVRQIRLVRQ, encoded by the coding sequence ATGCACAACTTGACGTTGAGGTTCACTCGAAATCTCATCCCCCAGTTTTCCGTGCTCTTAATTGTAGGGACCGTGGTCTGTTTTTTCCACGGTCACTCAGCCCTGTCCGCGACGAAATTCGCTGCTCAGACAGACCAGAAACAATTTCCCATCAAAAAAAGCTGGGGAACCATCAGTGCTTTACCGCAAGGCCTGAAACTGAAGCTTTCTGATTCCAAGCCCCCCAAAAGCGTCACTATCCCGCGTTTGAATAACCGTGTCAAAACGATTTACCTTGCAGACGATGACACGAAAAAACCACTCACACTCAAACCGGGCATTGAAGAATGGGAAATCCAGCTGCCAGAGTCAGTGCCAGCATCGGCAACGGTGATCGTGGAATTTAATGAGGCCCCTTATCTGCCTGTGAAACCGAAAGTCATTTCCGAAAATGCCGATCAGCAGGTCGTTCTGGATGCCAAAGATGCCCTCGTGCACGGCATGCTGCTCCGCTATGAACCGCAGCCTCATAAAAATACGGTCGGCTATTGGGCTAATGAAAACGACTGGTGTGAATGGAAACTGGATCTGAAAACACCCGGTGTATTTGATGTTTATCTGCTACAAGGCTGCGGCCGCGGACAGGGAGGCAGTGAAGTTCAAGTTTCAGTCAATGATCAAAAGCTGAAATTAACCGTTGAAGAGACGGGGCACTTTCAAAATTTTAAAGAACGTCACATTGGGAAACTGAAACTCGATCAAACCGGGGTCCAGTCGCTCCAGGTGAAACCAATCAAAAAAGCCAGGAATGCCGTGATGGACGTACGACAAATCCGTCTCGTCAGGCAATAA